The proteins below are encoded in one region of Rhododendron vialii isolate Sample 1 chromosome 7a, ASM3025357v1:
- the LOC131333411 gene encoding nuclear transcription factor Y subunit B-4, whose amino-acid sequence MVEEINDKLLPIANVGRIMKQILPPSAKISKQAKETMQECASEFISFVTGEASDKCHKENRKTVNGDDICWALSSLGFDNYAEGMERYLHKYREFERERAHQNKANCGIAAGEEREEADEQIAHSPTALELRVLEKGGSSLTKPS is encoded by the coding sequence ATGGTTGAGGAGATCAATGACAAGCTGCTTCCCATAGCCAACGTGGGCCGGATCATGAAGCAGATCCTGCCACCCAGTGCCAAGATCTCCAAGCAGGCCAAGGAGACAATGCAAGAATGCGCATCGGAGTTCATAAGCTTCGTGACCGGAGAGGCGTCTGACAAGTGCCACAAGGAGAATCGGAAGACAGTTAACGGAGACGACATCTGCTGGGCTCTCAGCTCGCTAGGGTTTGATAACTACGCCGAGGGAATGGAACGGTACTTGCACAAGTACAgggagtttgagagagagagagcccacCAAAACAAAGCCAATTGTGGCATTGCTgcaggagaggagagagaggaggctgaTGAGCAAATTGCTCACAGTCCAACTGCATTAGAGCTTAGGGTTCTTGAAAAGGGTGGAAGCTCTCTCACAAAGCCATCTTGA
- the LOC131334076 gene encoding uncharacterized protein LOC131334076 isoform X1 — translation MACVISFTIPMHLPASQTLDKEMRPRSALGRLSRQATSRTAIALVAPKCMSLVDRSCNCHKMNISRHVCGSGSHPFNVSSSSPAVISGFWVGPDIEDGWGFVEAFINQIF, via the exons ATGGCGTGTGTAATCTCCTTCACTATTCCAATGCACCTTCCTGCTTCCCAAACCCTAGACAAG GAAATGCGTCCAAGATCGGCTCTTGGAAGGCTATCAAGACAAGCAACCAGCAGAACAG CAATCGCGCTTGTTGCTCCGAAATGCATGTCTTTGGTAGATAGGAGCTGTAATTGCCATAAAATGAATATCAGCAGACATGTTTGTGGATCTGGTTCTCATCCTTTTAATGTAAGTTCTAGTTCTCCTGCTGTAATCTCAGGTTTTTGGGTGGGACCAGATATCGAAGATGGATGGGGTTTTGTAGAGGCTTTTATAAaccaaatattttga
- the LOC131333482 gene encoding cullin-1-like, whose translation MQPEQTVSNMENRPNREQLECSCFTEDDCKQHDLTPDKRFSIMEEAIEKVKRLADGTDVTPFSSEEYMMYFSCAFFFSSIRFYGSYTGILYEKFVAALQDNILGVILPALDGKEDVPLLMEIMDLWSKYKILAHWLLRFFEPLRPFCSITRGANISDVPYRLICDGVFDPMWSRFRGAVMRLINQERAGIMVDRDIIKAAIRLFVEVDDKGKRFYYRNFEQVLLTDIHARYAKLAQDWISDCSFDEYIGQALDCIEMEETRMVYYLPRNTMANVIEAMKYEFLEKQTRSVVELLFRGCPRSR comes from the exons ATGCAGCCTGAGCAAACAGTTTCCAACATGGAAAACAGACCGAACAGGGAGCAATTGG AATGCTCGTGCTTTACCGAGGACGATTGCAAGCAGCACGATTTGACTCCAGACAAAAGGTTCAGCATCATGGAGGAGGCTATCGAGAAGGTCAAAAGACTTGCGGATGGCACAGACGTGACCCCGTTCTCCTCGGAAGAGTACATGATGTATTTCTC CTGCGCGTTCTTCTTCTCTAGCATCCGCTTCTATGGCAGCTATACGGGCATCCTTTATGAGAAGTTCGTTGCGGCTTTGCAAGACAACATACTTGGAGTG ATACTGCCTGCTCTAGATGGCAAAGAGGATGTTCCATTGCTGATGGAGATCATGGACCTGTGGTCAAAGTACAAAATACTCGCTCATTGGCTTCTGAGATTTTTCGAGCCTCTGAGGCCTTTCTGTTCTATAACTAGAGGCGCTAACATAAGTGATGTTCCGTACAGGCTCATCTGCGACGGG GTCTTTGATCCAATGTGGAGTAGGTTCAGAGGGGCAGTGATGCGTTTG ATCAATCAAGAACGCGCTGGGATCATGGTCGACAGGGACATAATCAAGGCCGCGATTCGACTATTTGTGGAAGTTGACGATAAGGGGAAGAGATTCTATTACAGGAACTTCGAGCAAGTGCTGCTGACGGACATCCATGCACGATATGCCAAATTAGCTCAAGATTGGATCTCGGATTGTTCGTTTGACGAATACATCGGacag GCTCTGGATTGCATAGAGATGGAAGAAACAAGAATGGTTTACTACTTACCTCGGAACACAATGGCAAATGTGATAGAG GCCATGAAGTACGAGTTTCTGGAAAAACAAACCAGGAGCGTCGTGGAATTGCTCTTCCGAGGCTGCCCCCGCAGTCGCTAA
- the LOC131334076 gene encoding uncharacterized protein LOC131334076 isoform X2 translates to MACVISFTIPMHLPASQTLDKEMRPRSALGRLSRQATSRTAIALVAPKCMSLVDRSCNCHKMNISRHVCGSGSHPFNVFKKVSNCSSMPEKVKTQDNGEVVPK, encoded by the exons ATGGCGTGTGTAATCTCCTTCACTATTCCAATGCACCTTCCTGCTTCCCAAACCCTAGACAAG GAAATGCGTCCAAGATCGGCTCTTGGAAGGCTATCAAGACAAGCAACCAGCAGAACAG CAATCGCGCTTGTTGCTCCGAAATGCATGTCTTTGGTAGATAGGAGCTGTAATTGCCATAAAATGAATATCAGCAGACATGTTTGTGGATCTGGTTCTCATCCTTTTAAT GTGTTCAAGAAAGTTTCCAACTGCAGCTCCATGCCGGAGAAGGTCAAGACTCAAGACAATGGAGAAGTGGTCCCTAAGTAG